One window of Medicago truncatula cultivar Jemalong A17 chromosome 2, MtrunA17r5.0-ANR, whole genome shotgun sequence genomic DNA carries:
- the LOC11433451 gene encoding proteinaceous RNase P 1, chloroplastic/mitochondrial: MLRGTVSMAKRTPLFSILTHRPFLSSFSLKHTFNRATLPFTTTTINNTLSQTPTSQNNTESTTHPIKLSTKARRKAAQESPVGILQKKLNNCSKTSDVLQALNLYDEARKAHVPLNLDHYNKLLYLCTVQNGDGSFFHLGLQRGFEIFEQMLRDNVEPNEATFTNAARLAAAKEDPEMAFELLKQMKRVGIAPKLRSYGPALYGFCARGDAMKAYEVDDDMIESGVMAEEDELCALLEVSVEVKNEDKVYEILHRLRAVVRQVSESTLKVIEDWFESEYAMKIGKREWDDEEIREGFVRGGGGWHGQGWLGSGEWKVVKTNVDEDGMCLSCSEKLVSIDIDPKETENFAASLSKLAHEKQPKANFNHFQKWLEKNGPFDAVVDGANVGLANIAEFSFKQLDYVVRQLRQLSPSKRLPLIILHVNRVTGGPAQNPNNKRLIENWKKNGVLYATPHGSNDDWYWLYAAVSCKCLLLTNDEMRDHLFQLLGSSFFPRWKEKHQVRVSVSTRGASLVLPPRYSLVIQESANGSWHVPTVVSDEPDIPRKWLCVTRSRKKLIT; this comes from the exons ATGCTGCGTGGAACCGTTTCAATGGCCAAACGCACCCCTCTTTTTTCTATTCTCACCCATCGCCCATTTctatcttctttctctctcaaacACACTTTCAACCGTGCCACTCTTCCCTTCACTACCACCACCATCAACAACACTTTATCTCAAACACCCACTTCCCAAAACAACACTGAATCAACCACTCACCCCATCAAGCTTTCAACCAAAGCCAGAAGAAAAGCTGCTCAAGAATCCCCCGTTggaattttacaaaaaaaactcaacaactGTTCTAAAACCAGTGATGTTCTACAAGCACTAAACCTCTACGATGAAGCGCGAAAAGCGCATGTTCCCCTCAATCTTGATCATTATAATAAACTCTTGTACCTATGTACTGTGCAAAATGGTGATGGAAGTTTTTTTCATTTGGGTCTTCAAAGAGGTTTTGAGATTTTTGAACAGATGTTAAGGGACAATGTTGAACCGAATGAAGCGACGTTTACTAATGCTGCTAGGTTAGCTGCTGCTAAGGAGGATCCTGAGATGGCATTTGAGTTGTTGAAGCAGATGAAGAGAGTTGGAATTGCACCAAAGTTGAGGTCTTATGGTCCAGCTTTGTATGGTTTTTGTGCGAGAGGGGATGCTATGAAAGCTTATGAGGTTGATGATGATATGATTGAGTCAGGTGTTATGGCGGAGGAGGATGAGCTCTGTGCACTTTTGGAGGTTAGTGTTGAGGTGAAGAATGAAGATAAGGTGTATGAGATATTGCATCGGTTAAGGGCCGTGGTTAGGCAGGTGTCTGAGTCGACTTTGAAGGTTATTGAGGATTGGTTTGAGTCGGAATATGCGATGAAAATTGGGAAGAGGGAGTGGGATGATGAGGAGATAAGAGAAGGGTTTGTGAGGGGAGGTGGTGGATGGCATGGTCAAGGGTGGCTTGGAAGCGGGGAATGGAAGGTTGTTAAGACGAATGTAGATGAGGATGGAATGTGTCTTTCATGCAGTGAGAAGCTTGTGAGCATTGATATTGATCCAAAAGAGACTGAAAACTTTGCTGCCTCGTTGTCTAAATTGGCTCATGAAAAACAACCTAAGGcaaacttcaatcattttcag AAGTGGCTTGAAAAGAATGGCCCGTTTGATGCTGTTGTTGATGGTGCAAATGTAGGACTGGCCAACATTGCTGAATTCAGCTTTAAACAG CTTGATTATGTTGTTCGACAATTGCGTCAACTGAGCCCTTCAAAGAGATTGCCACTTATAATTTTGCATGTTAATCGAGTAACTGGTGGTCCTGCTCAGAATCCAAATAACAAGAGACTTAtagaaaattggaaaaaaaatggtgttCTTTATGCTACTCCCCATGGTTCAAATGACGATTG GTACTGGTTATATGCCGCAGTTAGTTGTAAATGCTTACTTTTGACAAATGATGAGATGAGGGACCACTTGTTCCAACTACTGGGTTCTAGTTTTTTCCCAAGATGGAAGGAAAAGCACCAG GTTCGAGTATCAGTCTCAACTCGTGGAGCATCCCTAGTTCTACCTCCTCGCTACTCACTAGTTATTCAG GAATCAGCCAATGGAAGTTGGCATGTGCCAACTGTAGTTAGCGATGAACCTGATATCCCAAGGAAATGGTTGTGTGTCACTAGATCTAGAAAAAAACTCATTACATAA
- the LOC11436354 gene encoding protein JINGUBANG isoform X1 yields MDSPNSPDFAFTSSTTVHNNNSNIFRSRSTKETPFSKLSCPTFSRSLQNSPVSSPQHHYFPTKLSDFESLQTTYHCASSVLRNDGQITSIALSSSGLLYTGSDSNVVRCWKLPEFTECGQLKTKASKVVAIEVSNDTVYAAYGDGKIRVWTIIWDNKVLKHVRSATIPKTLGYVRSYIAGKDKTQMKHKRLITSMAINTAEDIIYTASLDKTVKVWRISDLKCIETIKAHPDPINDMIVSDDGVLYTASDDATIKVWRRNFCSHDQPHSLTVTLHAKYSPVKALTLTNNDGGILYGGCTDGYIHYWLKGWFAGQLQYGGSIQGHTHAVLCLASVAKYVVSGSADSTSRVWSRERDGQHVCLAVLAGHRGPIRSVTAFLGGCLVKEDDNEDSCTVCTGSLDGVLKLWRVTLTKNAPDNNQCLSQVGNKYFELYKGFQQ; encoded by the exons ATGGACTCTCCCAACTCACCTGATTTTGCTTTTACATCATCAACCACAGTtcacaacaacaacagtaaCATCTTTAGAAGCCGTTCTACAAAAGAAACACCTTTCTCAAAACTCTCATGTCCAACTTTCTCACGCAGTCTTCAAAACTCTCCAGTTTCATCTCCTCAACATCACTATTTTCCCACTAAGCTCTCTGATTTTGAGTCCCTACAAACAACTTACCACTGTGCCTCTTCTGTCCTAAGAAACGACGGACAAATCACGTCCATAGCATTGTCATCAAGTGGTTTACTTTACACAGGCTCTGATTCCAATGTTGTAAGGTGTTGGAAACTGCCTGAGTTCACTGAATGTGGACAGTTGAAGActaaagcttcaaaagttgtGGCTATTGAGGTTTCCAATGACACTGTTTATGCAGCTTATGGTGATGGCAAGATCAGAGTGTGGACAATAATTTGGGATAACAAGGTGTTGAAACATGTTCGATCTGCTACTATTCCTAAGACACTTGGCTATGTTCGTAGCTACATCGCAGGGAAAGACAAGACA CAGATGAAGCATAAGAGACTAATAACATCAATGGCAATTAACACAGCAGAGGATATTATATACACTGCATCTCTTGACAAAACAGTAAAAGTATGGAGAATCTCAGACCTCAAATGCATAGAGACAATCAAAGCACACCCTGATCCAATAAATGACATGATTGTATCCGACGACGGCGTTCTCTACACGGCCTCCGACGATGCCACAATCAAAGTTTGGCGTCGGAATTTTTGTAGCCATGATCAACCTCATTCTCTCACAGTAACACTTCATGCCAAATATTCACCTGTGAAAGCCTTAACACTAACCAATAATGATGGAGGAATTTTATATGGTGGATGCACTGATGGTTACATACACTATTGGTTAAAGGGTTGGTTTGCAGGACAACTGCAATATGGTGGATCAATTCAAGGACACACACATGCAGTATTGTGCTTAGCTAGTGTTGCTAAATATGTAGTTAGTGGTTCGGCTGATTCAACTAGCAGGGTTTGGAGTAGAGAACGTGATGGACAACATGTTTGTTTAGCTGTTTTGGCTGGTCATAGAGGACCAATTAGATCTGTAACAGCTTTTTTAGGAGGATGTTTGGTTAAGGAAGATGATAATGAAGATTCTTGTACTGTTTGTACTGGAAGCCTTGATGGTGTCTTGAAGCTTTGGCGTGTCACTCTTACAAAGAATGCCCCTGATAATAATCAGTGTTTGTCCCAAGTTGGGAACAAGTATTTTGAATTGTACAAGGGATTTCAACAATAA
- the LOC11427220 gene encoding tRNase Z TRZ3, mitochondrial gives MAQILNFRNFLFLPSYKPTTHFRLRFLSTLVSSSSRRSNINAPPLHLRRRSTTTSTTPMEVEENSSVGFNKRRAEGTENSGLPKKNLQLKVRKLNPINTISYVQVLGTGMDTQDTSPAVMLFFDKQRFIFNAGEGLQRFCTEHGIKLSKIDHIFLSRVCSETAGGLPGLLLTLAGMGDEGMTVNVWGPSDLKYLVDAMRSFIPNAAMVHTKSFGPTFGTESTVKSQSDPIVLVDDEVVKISAIILQPCQIPSQKTDHSIDIADSLNGKKLLAAKPGDMSVVYVCELPEIQGKFDPEKAKALGLRPGPKYRELQLGNSVESDRQKNVMVHPSDVMDPSIPGPVVLVVDCPTESHLEALLSAKSLDTYGDQVGNLPKAGKSVSCVIHLTPESVVCCSNYQNWMKTFSSAQHIMAGHEKKNIEVPILKASARIATRLNYLCPRFFPAPGFWSLPNQNCSKPVSLASSEDSFSAPSNVIYAENLLKFTLRPYVNLGLDRSCIPPKASSSEIIDELLLEIPEVVEAAQHVRQLWEDSSQAKEDSIPLADHSEVIEEPWLSEDGITPACLENIRRDDLEIVLLGTGSSQPSKYRNVTSIYINLFSKGGLLLDCGEGTLGQLKRRYGVSGADDVVRSLSCIWISHIHADHHTGLTRILALRRDLLKGVPHEPVLVVGPRMLKRYLDAYHRLEDLDMLFLDCKHTFEASLADFENDLQETVNSLDLNNNNAEINASKVDSTLFARGSPMQSLWKRPGSPVDKDTVYPLLRKLKGVIQEAGLNTLISFPVVHCSQSYGVVLEAEKRINSVGKVIPGWKIVYSGDTRPCPELIKASRDATVLIHEATFEEGMVLEAIARNHSTTNEAIETGEAANVYRIILTHFSQRYPKIPVINKEHMDITCIAFDLMSINIADLPVLPKVLPYLKLLFRNDMTVDESNDVVVTVDESDDVVDVATSAS, from the exons ATGGCCCAAATTTTAAACTTTCGCAACTTTCTTTTCCTCCCTTCTTATAAACCCACAACCCACTTCCGACTCCGATTCCTCTCAACCCTTGTTTCCTCTTCTTCTCGCCGCAGTAACATCAACGCTCCTCCTCTTCATCTCCGCCGCAGAAGCACCACCACCAGCACCACCCCAATGGAAGTCGAAGAGAATAGCTCCGTTGGTTTCAACAAAAGAAGGGCAGAGGGTACTGAAAATTCCGGTTTACCCAAGAAAAATCTTCAACTCAAAGTTCGAAAACTTAATCCCATTAACACTATTTCGTATGTTCAG gtTTTGGGTACTGGAATGGATACTCAAGATACATCACCTGCTGTTATGCttttctttgataaacaaaGATTCATCTTTAATGCTGGGGAG GGACTGCAAAGATTTTGCACTGAGCATGGGATTAAGTTGTCAAAG ATAGATCACATATTTCTTTCTCGTGTCTGTTCTGAGACTGCTGGTGGGCTCCCAG GTTTACTGCTTACTCTGGCTGGTATGGGAGACGAGGGGATGACG GTCAACGTATGGGGCCCTTCAGATCTTAAGTATTTAGTAGATGCCATGAGATCTTTTATTCCCAATGCCGCCATGGTTCACACAAAAAGTTTTGGACCCACCTTTGGCACTGAGTCCACTGTGAAGAGTCAAAGTGACCCCATTGTTCTTGTTGATGATGAGGTGGTCAAAATATCAGCCATTATCCTCCAACCTTGTCAGATCCCTTCACAAAAGACAGATCATAGCATAGACATCGCTGATTCCCTCAACGGAAAAAAGCTGCTAGCTGCTAAGCCTGGTGATATGTCTGTAGTATATGTTTGCGAACTGCCTGAGATTCAAGGAAAATTCGATCCGGAGAAAGCTAAGGCACTTGGTCTAAGACCTGGACCAAAGTATCGTGAACTGCAACTTGGAAATTCAGTGGAATCTGATCGCCAGAAGAATGTTATG GTTCACCCAAGTGATGTCATGGATCCTTCTATTCCTGGTCCTGTTGTACTTGTTGTAGATTGCCCGACAGAATCTCACTTGGAAGCATTATTGTCCGCAAAATCACTTGACACTTACGGCGATCAAGTGGGAAACCTGCCAAAGGCTGGTAAAAGTGTTTCATGCGTAATTCACTTAACTCCTGAATCTGTTGTTTGCTGTTCAAATTACCAAAATTGGATGAAGACATTTAGTTCTGCACAACATATAATGGCCGGACATGAAAA GAAAAATATAGAGGTTCCTATTTTGAAAGCCAGTGCAAGAATTGCAACACGGCTTAATTACTTGTGTCCTCGATTCTTTCCAGCTCCAGGATTTTGGTCTCTTCCAAATCAGAATTGCTCAAAACCTGTCTCTCTTGCTTCAAGCGAG GATTCTTTTTCAGCACCTTCTAATGTCATTTACGCTGAAAATCTTCTCAAG TTTACTTTGCGCCCCTATGTTAATCTTGGGTTGGATAGATCATGTATTCCACCTAAAGCGTCTTCCTCAGAAATTATTGATGAGTTGCTGTTAGAGATTCCAGAGGTTGTGGAAGCAGCTCAGCATGTCAGGCAGCTCTGGGAAGATTCCAGTCAGGCGAAGGAAGATTCAATTCCTTTGGCTGATCACAGTGAGGTGATTGAGGAGCCATGGCTGTCTGAAGATGGTATTACTCCTGCTTGCTTGGAAAATATAAGGAGAGATGACTTGGAGATAGTGCTTCTTGGAACTGGTTCATCCCAGCCATCCAAGTATCGAAACGTGACCTCAATATATATAAATCTTTTCTCAAAAGGGGGTTTGCTCTTGGATTGTGGTGAAGGAACCTTAGGACAGCTCAAAAGAAGATATGGTGTAAGTGGTGCCGATGACGTTGTGAGATCTTTAAGCTGCATTTGGATTTCACATATTCATGCCGATCACCACACTGGGTTGACAAGGATTCTCGCTCTACGACGTGATTTGCTGAAGGGGGTTCCTCATGAACCGGTGCTTGTTGTAGGACCAAGGATGCTCAAGAGATATTTAGATGCATACCATAGACTAGAAGATTTAGACATGTTATTTCTTGACTGCAAGCACACCTTTGAAGCGTCATTGGCTGATTTTGAGAATGACTTGCAAGAAACAGTTAATTCTCTGGATCTGAACAATAATAATGCAGAAATAaatgcatcaaaagttgattCAACTTTATTTGCTAGAGGGTCTCCTATGCAAAGCCTTTGGAAAAGACCAGGTAGTCCTGTTGACAAAGACACAGTTTATCCCCTCCTACGGAAATTGAAGGGGGTAATCCAGGAAGCTGGTCTCAATACTTTGATTAGTTTTCCCGTTGTACATTGCTCACAGTCATATGGTGTTGTTCTAGAAGCAGAAAAGAGGATTAATAGTGTTGGAAAAGTGATACCTGGTTGGAAGATTGTATATTCTGGTGACACAAGGCCTTGCCCAGAGCTAATAAAAGCATCTCGAGATGCAACAGTTCTTATACACGAG GCAACTTTTGAGGAGGGTATGGTATTGGAGGCTATAGCAAGAAACCACAGCACCACCAATGAAGCCATAGAAACGGGAGAGGCTGCTAATGTATATCGTATCATACTTACTCACTTCAGCCAAAGATATCCAAAAATTCCTGTAATCAACAAAGAACACATGGATATAACGTGTATTGCATTTGACTTGATGAGTATCAACATAGCAGATTTGCCAGTGCTTCCCAAAGTTCTTCCATATCTGAAATTGCTTTTCAGAAATGACATGACAGTTGATGAGTCAAATGATGTAGTAGTGACAGTTGATGAGTCAGATGATGTAGTAGATGTTGCCACTTCCGCTTCTTGA
- the LOC11436354 gene encoding protein JINGUBANG isoform X2: protein MDSPNSPDFAFTSSTTVHNNNSNIFRSRSTKETPFSKLSCPTFSRSLQNSPVSSPQHHYFPTKLSDFESLQTTYHCASSVLRNDGQITSIALSSSGLLYTGSDSNVVRCWKLPEFTECGQLKTKASKVVAIEVSNDTVYAAYGDGKIRVWTIIWDNKVLKHVRSATIPKTLGYVRSYIAGKDKTMKHKRLITSMAINTAEDIIYTASLDKTVKVWRISDLKCIETIKAHPDPINDMIVSDDGVLYTASDDATIKVWRRNFCSHDQPHSLTVTLHAKYSPVKALTLTNNDGGILYGGCTDGYIHYWLKGWFAGQLQYGGSIQGHTHAVLCLASVAKYVVSGSADSTSRVWSRERDGQHVCLAVLAGHRGPIRSVTAFLGGCLVKEDDNEDSCTVCTGSLDGVLKLWRVTLTKNAPDNNQCLSQVGNKYFELYKGFQQ from the exons ATGGACTCTCCCAACTCACCTGATTTTGCTTTTACATCATCAACCACAGTtcacaacaacaacagtaaCATCTTTAGAAGCCGTTCTACAAAAGAAACACCTTTCTCAAAACTCTCATGTCCAACTTTCTCACGCAGTCTTCAAAACTCTCCAGTTTCATCTCCTCAACATCACTATTTTCCCACTAAGCTCTCTGATTTTGAGTCCCTACAAACAACTTACCACTGTGCCTCTTCTGTCCTAAGAAACGACGGACAAATCACGTCCATAGCATTGTCATCAAGTGGTTTACTTTACACAGGCTCTGATTCCAATGTTGTAAGGTGTTGGAAACTGCCTGAGTTCACTGAATGTGGACAGTTGAAGActaaagcttcaaaagttgtGGCTATTGAGGTTTCCAATGACACTGTTTATGCAGCTTATGGTGATGGCAAGATCAGAGTGTGGACAATAATTTGGGATAACAAGGTGTTGAAACATGTTCGATCTGCTACTATTCCTAAGACACTTGGCTATGTTCGTAGCTACATCGCAGGGAAAGACAAGACA ATGAAGCATAAGAGACTAATAACATCAATGGCAATTAACACAGCAGAGGATATTATATACACTGCATCTCTTGACAAAACAGTAAAAGTATGGAGAATCTCAGACCTCAAATGCATAGAGACAATCAAAGCACACCCTGATCCAATAAATGACATGATTGTATCCGACGACGGCGTTCTCTACACGGCCTCCGACGATGCCACAATCAAAGTTTGGCGTCGGAATTTTTGTAGCCATGATCAACCTCATTCTCTCACAGTAACACTTCATGCCAAATATTCACCTGTGAAAGCCTTAACACTAACCAATAATGATGGAGGAATTTTATATGGTGGATGCACTGATGGTTACATACACTATTGGTTAAAGGGTTGGTTTGCAGGACAACTGCAATATGGTGGATCAATTCAAGGACACACACATGCAGTATTGTGCTTAGCTAGTGTTGCTAAATATGTAGTTAGTGGTTCGGCTGATTCAACTAGCAGGGTTTGGAGTAGAGAACGTGATGGACAACATGTTTGTTTAGCTGTTTTGGCTGGTCATAGAGGACCAATTAGATCTGTAACAGCTTTTTTAGGAGGATGTTTGGTTAAGGAAGATGATAATGAAGATTCTTGTACTGTTTGTACTGGAAGCCTTGATGGTGTCTTGAAGCTTTGGCGTGTCACTCTTACAAAGAATGCCCCTGATAATAATCAGTGTTTGTCCCAAGTTGGGAACAAGTATTTTGAATTGTACAAGGGATTTCAACAATAA
- the LOC11429907 gene encoding photosynthetic NDH subunit of subcomplex B 3, chloroplastic, giving the protein MSLLQLKLTPNAFTPLSSSSHKKFRPNTTLFARTKIRAVGTVPEKKDSETTTDSNDPPSIGFAFVSSVLLPDGTPDVHYRTACGGQKLRNIMLDSNIELYGPYGRILLNCGGGGTCATCMVEVLEGKELLSPCTDKEKEKLKRKPKNWRLACQTTVGEADSTGVVVIQQLPEWKGHEWKYEKDDDESAESL; this is encoded by the exons ATGTCACTCCTCCAACTCAAACTAACCCCTAATGCATTCACacctctctcttcttcctcaCATAAAAAATTCAGACCAAACACAACACTCTTTGCAAGAACCAAAATTAGAGCAGTTGGTACAGTCCCTGAGAAAAAGGATTCAGAGACCACTACTGACTCTAATGACCCTCCCTCTATAGGCTTTGCATTTGTCAGT TCTGTGTTGCTACCAGATGGAACACCAGATGTGCATTATCGTACAGCTTGTGGTGGACAGAAGCTTAGGAACATAATGTTGGATTCTAATATTGAACTCTATGGACCTTAT GGTAGAATTTTGTTAAATTGTGGAGGGGGTGGAACTTGTGCAACATGTATGGTAGAG GTTCTTGAAGGCAAGGAGCTTCTGAGTCCTTGCACCgacaaagagaaagaaaaacttaAGAGG aAACCAAAGAATTGGAGATTAGCATGTCAAACAACTGTGGGTGAAGCAGATTCTACAGGGGTG GTCGTGATTCAACAATTACCAGAGTGGAAAGGACATGAATGGAAATATGAAAAGGATGATGATGAGTCAGCAGAGTCTTTGTGA
- the LOC11433452 gene encoding aquaporin TIP2-1, with protein MGRGIAFGRFDDSFSVSSIRAYVAEFISTLIFVFAGVGSAIAYAKLTSGAALDPAGLVAVAVCHGFALFVAVSVGANISGGHVNPAVTFGLAIGGQITILTGIFYWIAQLLGSIVACFLLKYATGGLTIPIHSVASGVGAGEGVVTEIIITFGLVYTVYATAADPKKGSLGTIAPIAIGLIVGANILAAGPFSGGSMNPARSFGPAVLSGDYHNNWIYWVGPLIGGGLAGVIYSYVFMPSDHVPLASDF; from the exons ATGGGTCGTGGCATAGCCTTTGGACGCTTTGATGATTCTTTCAGTGTGAGCTCCATTAGGGCTTATGTTGCTGAGTTCATCTCAACCTTGATCTTTGTTTTTGCTGGTGTTGGTTCAGCCATAGCCTATg CTAAGTTGACATCAGGTGCAGCTCTTGATCCTGCTGGATTAGTAGCAGTTGCTGTTTGTCATGGTTTTGCTCTTTTTGTTGCTGTTTCTGTTGGAGCCAACATATCTGGTGGACATGTCAACCCAGCTGTGACCTTTGGGTTGGCTATTGGGGGACAGATCACTATCCTCACTGGTATCTTCTACTGGATTGCACAACTTCTTGGTTCCATAGTGGCATGCTTTCTCCTCAAGTATGCCACAGGAGGCTTG ACAATTCCTATCCACAGTGTTGCTTCTGGAGTTGGAGCTGGTGAAGGAGTTGTGACAGAGATTATCATAACATTTGGATTGGTGTACACAGTGTATGCCACAGCAGCTGATCCTAAGAAAGGGTCATTAGGGACAATTGCACCAATTGCTATTGGTTTGATTGTTGGTGCCAATATCTTAGCTGCAGGACCATTCTCTGGTGGGTCAATGAATCCGGCACGTTCATTCGGGCCTGCAGTTTTAAGTGGTGACTACCATAACAACTGGATCTATTGGGTTGGACCTCTTATTGGTGGTGGTTTGGCTGGTGTCATCTATAGCTATGTCTTCATGCCCTCAGACCATGTACCTTTGGCTAGtgatttttga
- the LOC11420974 gene encoding ALA-interacting subunit 1, whose product MMDMTSSKDGQSPPNSKKTSKKPKYSKFSQQELPAWKPILTPGWVIATFTAIGIIFIPIGLASLFSSGKVVEAEFRYDETCLSPDVAKDAVAYIKSDTTNKTCTHKWIVEQKMQAPVFIYYQLENYYQNHRRYVKSRNDKQLWRKSAELQTDHCDPVDKTEGKEPIVPCGLIAWSMFNDTYKFSIDNKDLTINKKNIAWGSDKNSKFGHEVYPKNFQSGGLIGGAKLNESVPLSEQEDLIVWMRTAALPTFRKLYGKIESDLEVNDEIEILIQNNYNTYEFQGRKKLVLSTTTWIGGKNRFLGVAYLCVGGLSLFCAIGFILLYVVKPRPLGDPSYLSWNRNPGILK is encoded by the exons ATGATGGATATGACTTCATCAAAAGATGGACAATCTCCTccaaattcaaagaaaacttCCAAGAAACCTAAAT ATTCAAAATTCTCACAGCAAGAACTTCCGGCATGGAAACCGATTCTAACACCTGGATGG GTGATTGCCACATTTACTGCAATTGGAATAATCTTTATCCCTATTGGTCTTGCATCATTGTTTTCATCAGGGAAG GTGGTGGAAGCTGAATTCAGATATGATGAAACGTGTCTTTCTCCGGATGTTGCTAAAGATGCAGTTGCATATATTAAAAGTGATACCACTAACAAGACTTGCACCCACAAATGGATT GTTGAGCAAAAAATGCAAGCTCCTGTTTTTATCTACTACCAGCTTGAGAATTACTATCAAAATCATCGCCG ATATGTTAAGAGTAGAAATGATAAGCAGTTGTGGCGTAAGTCAGCTGAATTGCAAACAGACCACTGTGATCCAGTAGACAAAACAGAAGGAAAGGAGCCAATTGTTCCTTGTGGCCTCATTGCATGGAGTATGTTCAATGACACCTACAAATTTTCAATTGACAACAAGGATTTAACTATCAACAAAAAGAACATAGCATGGGGAAGTgacaaaaattctaaatttgGTCATGAAGTTTATCCTAAAAATTTTCAGAGTGGAGGTTTGATTGGAGGTGCAAAACTCAATGAAAGCGTACCT TTGAGTGAACAAGAGGATCTGATTGTTTGGATGAGAACAGCAGCATTACCAACGTTCAGAAAACTGTATGGGAAGATAGAGTCCGATCTTGAAGTTAACGATGAGATAGAAATACTAATTCAGAACAATTACAACACATACGAGTTTCAAGGTAGGAAGAAGTTGGTTCTATCAACTACAACTTGGATTGGTGGGAAAAATAGATTCTTGGGGGTTGCCTACCTTTGTGTTGGTGGACTATCCTTGTTCTGTGCTATAGGATTCATTCTTCTGTATGTGGTCAAGCCAAG ACCTCTTGGAGATCCATCCTACTTATCATGGAACAGAAATCCAGGGATCTTAAAATGA